The Vicugna pacos chromosome 28, VicPac4, whole genome shotgun sequence genome includes the window tgtgtgtgcgtgtgttgcaTTCTGGGAGAATTTCTTGGTTCCATCTCCCAGGTCACGATTACCTTTTATTCTCATCCTGTCTGCTCAATGATTCTCTTGTGTTTTCTGAACTTTTGGTCTTTGCGGTGTTACTTCTCAAGCTCTccagttggttttgtttttctctctctctctctctcttttttttttttataaccgcTTGTTTGAAAAAAACCTGTTTCTTACACTTGAGCTTATTTCAGTCCAATTTAATTCAACCCCAGTCCAATTCAAGGCAGTAAATGTGTGTGTGCTCTTCCTGGCCCCCCCTCCCTGTTGTGGGCATTTGAGAACCATCAGTGCACAGAATGGCAAAGAGCTCTGCCCTCCTGGGGCTTGGATTCTGATGGGAGAAGAGACGTGGGCACAATAAGCATACAAATAGGTTGTCTTGTGATGTGTTGAAGGCGTTCTGTCTCCTGGGAACGAACAAATAGAGCAGGATGGAGAGACTGGCGGTGCCAGGAACAGCTGGGGTCCGGCTGCCCCTGTAGAGTGTGGTGGGCATTCTTGTGAAGGTGAGATTTTTACAGAGGGTAGAAGGGACCAGGGAGTTAGCCAGCAGGGGATACGGGAGAGCAAGTTCAAGGTCTAGTGAAGAAACCGACGTGGAGGAGTGAactgagaggagaggaggagttcagggagaggaaggcagaccATGAAGGGTATTGCCCACCTTTGTGAGCATTTTCTCTTTCAGTCGGGGTGAAATGGGAAATTATTAGAGTGCCTCGAATAGAAGAGTGACATGAATGGAGAAAggtttaaaagggattattttggcTGCTCCTTGAGAGCAGAGTATGAAGGTTGAAGGCGAAAGTCTGACCAGCGGAGGCTTTGAGGTGACCCAGATGTGATCTGATGGAGGAGGGGGAAGCAGGGAGGTAGAAAGAAAATGGTCAGATTCCAGATATATTTTGAATTGAGGCCACGGGATTTGCTGATAGAGCGAATGCGGCGTGTAATTAAGATGAGGACTGAAAAGTACATTTTCAGCCACGCAGGCAAGAGCTGGTGGGTGTAGCTTCTGCGGGCTCTGTTAGAGATTttggattttattattattacaaggAAATCATTCAAGACATTTCAGCCAGGAGGGAACACGATCTTATGTATTCAGTTATTTCAGTCTGCAGTCCACTCAACTGCTTGGCGGGAAATGGATGGTAGGAAAGGAGCAGGAGGTGGACTGGGGTTagctgtgtgtgggggagggtgtGCGAAGTGACTCAATTCaggaaatattttggaaatattgTTCCCGGGCTGTGCTGCTGGCTTAGAAGTTGAGAGATCAAAGAAAGCGGTTATCAGGATGACGCCTAGGTTTCTGGCTGCCTGAGAATTGGATAGACTAACTGGAAGTTATTAACTGAATAAAGGGATCGTATGGGAGAACTCCCCCAACTCAGGGTGGGATGTGGCTGAATCATAGACCATTCCTGTGTGTCTCTCTGGAGACCTTGGACATACGTAATTGACTTAGAAACATTTCTCTTACCTAAATATAACaatatgtgaatatacatatgtatacacatacaaatacacTTCTATGTACAATATAGAAGACCTTTCCTGATTGAGCTATATATCTTGTTCTTTGGGTGCAAGTCCTTTGATCTGTTAGTCCCTCTTGTGTCTTCTTCATGTCACTGAACTTTCTCATCTGTTTGGGATTGGTCAGAGACCCATATACCCCTGACTGGGTGGCCCTTTGTCGGAAGTCGAAGGTCGGAGGTCGGAGGTCGGAGCAGTGGTTCCTGCAGGATGGGGCCCTCCCTGATGCAGTTTTGGTGAGAggggagggtccttggcttcctgCTGCAAATGAGCATCGCCTTCATTTCCCTTGGGAGTGCCCTTAGCCTCTTGTGTGAGGAGAGCTCCAGTTTGTCGTTCAAGTGTGGCCACTGGTTTATTGGCCCTGTGTCACCTCCGCGCCATCCTCTGGATTTGAGAGTGGGGGCTGGGAAGGTGCAATTTCTCGTGTGTCCATTCTGTTGTTCCTTTGGAATGTGTTTTTTCTAGGCTTGCTCTAAGAGTTGGATAGGGTTTCTCAAACTTTGGGACGTTTACTGACCATGTACAAGGACGCTTGAACCACCCAAACAGATTCTCCTTCTTCTGGTGTCTTCTGTCCCTTTTCAGGAGCAGAAGATCATGGATCTGTACAACCAAGCCGAGCCTGTGAAGCCCTACCTCTTCTACCACACCAGGATGGGCAGGACCTCAACCTTCGAGTCCGTGGCCTTCCCCGGCTGGTTCGTCGCCTCCTCCGAGAAAGGCCAGCCCATCATCCTCACATCGGACCTGGGGACAACGCACAATACTGCCTTCAATTTAGATTTCAAGACTCAGACTCAACCTAGAGGTGGCAACTAGGTCTTAAAATATCTAGTTCTCAGCGTGTTTTCATCTGTCTTATCTCAGTGTCATTGCCCATCCGTGCTGAGAGGTGGGCTCGACTCTGTTCTCATCTTATCTTATGAGTGGAGAAGAAGTGATGACTTCGTGGCAACCAAGGAGTAGAACGTGGGCTcagaagcaggagggagggggtgatGTGAGGATCCCCTTTCAAGCCTGAGCTCTCCATCCCACAAGCCACCTGTACAAGGATGTCAGGACCGAAAAACAACAGGGTGCCCTCCTGGGGATGGTTCTGAAGACACCGCAGCGCTCGTGAACCTCACCCAAGATCCTGGGACTAGCGTGGAGCTCAtccttgttcttgttttgttctgtttccttccctAACGGGATGACGTCTTCCACATTCTTTATATGTTGCGGGTATATTGCAAGATGTGTGATACATCCTTTCAAGGGTCAGGAACTTGTAAAGAAGAATAAttcttaattaaattaaattatttttgtctaatTCCAATGTGTTAGCATAAAGCCAGATATAGATTCCAtgtgtttaaataattaaaaaaaaaagctaaaatagatataaaataaaataggaaacaaaGAGTAAGCTGAAATTAGCGAAAGCCATTGAATGAGGACACCACGGTGGGTGAGCCTGGGACTGGGGCTTAGCTCTGGGGAGAAGGGCCAGTGCtgagagggtggggtgggggttatGCACGTAAAAGGGCACTGTTTGAGCACTTTCTGTATAGTCTCATAGCCgggctttcttttcctcttagaCATGCTCACTAGCCACATACTCCCTTTAAAAATTGCAGTAAGGTGGAGTCTTCTTGGAACAGAGAGCCTAGCTTTCCCCCCAGCCATGCTTCAGATGATACACTCTGATGAAATGAAATAACTGACTGTGGGTATAACTGTGGAAGGATGTTGCTGAGATCTGGTCCTGTGTATAATAGATGTCTTATTTCGGCACATGCTGCAAATGTAGAAAATTATGTTTGCTTAAATATGATCAGCAAAATTGCACCagtaacaaattttttttttttaacttttggacAATCTCTACTAGGCGTGCTAGTCAGCAATCAGTAAGCACCAATTTAATACAGtgtgtcttaatttttaaaagttttcttcttCAATTAAGCATCTTTTGAGCACGCAGTTTTACAAAAACCAACATTAAAGTGGGCACTAAGCTAATTAGTTCTGGAATATCAACTCGAAGAGTTAGCATTGGATATTTAGTACTATACCCACTGCTAATAAATGGTGACAGGTTGTTACATCTGCCGGTTGATATTGTTATATTGTCAATTGTCACATTGTCAATTGTTACATTTGACAGTTGGGATCTGATGACACATTTGCTTGTGACATGATGATGGTTCTGAGTGCTGCGGTATCTCCACCCTACCAGGCTGCGGGATGATTCAGCTCCCCCATCTCCTTTCTCTACTGTGAATTCTTTGTTCATGTAGGCACTCTGCCACCCTGAAATGTCATTTATCTCAGATGAGAGCTTACAGACAAAAGTTCAAATACGAGTCCTGATGTCATTCTGGCGGTCCAGAAGGATTCTGAGAGCATATTGAGAgcgttctcaaaaagaaaacccaataaTCTCACAGTTTGTGGAACTGGGAGAACAGACTTCCATGGACCCCTGTCTTACCCATCACATTTGAGAACTACCACACACAACATGGAACAGTGTGTGAAATCCTGGAAGGCCCCTGTGCGGAGGAGCACTCTCATGTTTGGGTGATGGCGTGGTGTATACCTGCTTTTCACATCTATGGGAATTAAGCATCTTGACACCCCAAATCACAATTACAGAGAAGACAGTTGACTGGGCTGTTTTCCTGTCCAGCTGCTTTGGGGCCCACATCTCCGGGCACCAGGACTGCTTAAGAGCAAACAAAAGCTGTTTCCTGAAGACTCTGCCTTTGACTCATGAGCTCCTGGGCACGGGGACTAAAGTTGCTGCTCCAAGACCTCGAGAACAGTGGTTGATAATAATTCTTCATGTCaatacattaatttttatttcttagacttTAGAAAGTTCAGTTCTTACTGAAATAATACAAATCTGTGGTTAAAAGCAATACTCTCCTGCCTCAGTCCTGTTTCTGAGCCAACTGCTTTCTGTTTCATGAGGCAAACGCTAAGTCCTGCAGCTCCTTTCCTGTTTCCCTCCGTGTGTCTAGTAGGACGCTTTTACTTGTCTCTCTTGAATGACAAACTTCATacgttatcttttctatcagACTGATGTCATTTGCATATCTCTTGGACAAAAATCATACACTCTTTATCTTCTACGAGTTAACAGTAAGTAGTAAGCCAAACAAAGCTGTGTTTATAGAGAGTGAGATGACCCTTGGGTGAGTCTGTTAGATGATGTTCTCGTGTGACACTGAAAAGCCAcacggggggagggtgtagctcagtggtagcatgcacgaggtcctgggttcaatccccagtccctccattaaaaaaaaaaatgaaataaataagtaaaacctaattaccccctccccgaaaaaagttaaaaaaggaaaaaatatatttgtatgtgtatgtataactgaatcactttgctgtacacctgaaattagcattgtaaatgaactacacttcaataaaaaaaattttttttaaaaagaaatgaaagcatatgtctgCTTAAAGACTTTTCAGgaatgttcatatcagcattattcataatgcaAAAAacggtggggcagggggagggtatagctcagtagcagagcgcatgcctagcatgcacgaggtcctgggttcaatccccagcacctccattaaataaataaatcaataaacctaattacctctcccccccaaaaagaaaagaataatcttttttgctccaccctctcccacccccaccaagaACTGGATAGTTCTGAATGACATCATCTCCTTCAGCCTTTTcattttatgggtgaggaaaGGGAGGTCCACGGAGTGGATGTGACTCACCGAGGGTGGCACTGACATTCACTCTTTGACCTGGAAATGATGACACTCTTAATTTTGGGTCTTTTTGGGAGTTGAGTTATTATGAAACGCTGTCCAAGAGATCAGCAGTAATGATGCAGAGCAAGACAGCAACAGCTGAGCCACCTCACTGCCACCGCTGGGGCTGTCTCACCCAGCAGGGTGTCAGCAGATGATCCGCCCAGGGTGGGGCACTCCTGGCTACCGAAACATCCTGAGGTAATGACATAAGTGCTGAACTGTACTGTGCACCTGTTTCCCAAAGTTGAAGCAGCGGCAGAAGCACCTGGGGGTATAAACTGAAGGCCCAGGTGTTTGGGCTCACTTAGACCTTGTACTTAAATCCAGTTCCCTCAGATTTCCAACTTACTAGGTTTAGAGCAGGGCCTAAGATGGAAGAGAGGCACATGGCAAGAACTGGGGGCAGAGTACAGGGCTCCCATGATCTCTGAGGGAGCCACTCTCTGCAAAACTCCCCATTTCCACCAACCCAGAAGTTCTCCAAGCCCCATCTTTTTTTGGCTTTTACACAGGCTTCATTACCTAGATACGATTGCTCAAATCACTGGCCATTGGCGATTGATTCAGCCTTtagcccctcttccctccctggaggtcaggaGTGGGTGGCACTGAATGTTTCAACCCTCTAATCAAATGATTGGTTTTCCTGGCAACCagcaaaagtcacctcattaacagaCAAAAGACATCTTTATTGTTGTCAGCACtttggaaattccaagggttttaggaacaCTGCGATGAAAATGGGGACAAAGATCAGATACGTATTTCTCATTAGAGATCACAACACAGTTCCATATCGCCTGGGCTGTGTCTTGAAGAAGCAAAACAATATTTAGCCGAGTGCATGAACTGTCAGGAGGCACGGTTCCACGTACTGGCTTTTTTCCTTGTCACTCTGGAATCTCTCTTGGTCCTATGGGTTGGTAACCAAATCGCATGCCCAGGCTGCAGGGGAACAGGCATGTGCTATCTGCAGGGATCAGGGCGGAGTGCGGGTGGGTTGGGGAGGACAGAAAGGCCAGCTCATACCAGCATCATAGTGGTGAGCCACGCCCTCCCCACACAGTTGCGTTAAGTCAGCTCATACAATTGGGTCATCATTGTTGGTGGGACCCCTTCCTAGGAGCTGGTAAGGCCTGGAGATACACTGGCTACATTGAAGCAAAACTTTTGTTTTTGGAAGGAGAAAGGTCAGAGCTAACAGGATTGgtgagcaattttatttttcaatgtggAAAACTCAGGTTGTGTTCATGGCCTTCTAAAAATGATGCTTTCCAGTACATCATTGGCTGTCTAACCTTTAACATTTGAATTTAAAATCACTTACCTTTGTCAGTAGCACTCCTTCTGTTTTAAGCAAATTGCGATTGTTAATTTTTCCAGCGGGCCTGGAGGCCACAGCCCTTCTTTTTCTCCCGCTGGGAAGATGCACCATCTCTCTGCTGGCAGGAACTTGCCCTGAAGTTGCCTAGATTATTGCCCAAGTCTATGACGAGAGATGAGACTAAATGATCTCATTCTTCATGGGGCCATATTTGGAGGGACTGCAATATCTGGATATTTATACTTACAACTTTCATAAatgattttttcctctttgtaaaatTTAGATAAAGAACGACTGCCTTTTCCATatgactgaatttattttttatctttttttcttttactggttTATTTCTACCttgtaattaatattttattttatttattttacacatggcttttaaaaataattgttctaTATGACTTTTAAGAAATTGTTATGAGGATTTAATGAAGGAATGAAATGATGGTAAACAGTACCTGATAGATTTTGTTATATTGTTCCCATTCTTTTCAGGAAATTCAGGAAATCTCTGGGACCcactttctattttcaaaataaatattgacTACAAATATTTATAACAAATATATCCAAGATATAAATGAAAGGGATCCACAGGAACTCATCACTCAGCTAAAGAAACAGCAGACCTTTAGGACTGCCTGTGTGTTCACTTTCCatcctgtccccttcccttccttccctcggaTGCAACTGTCAACCTAAATTTGATGATTGTTATTCTCTTGCATTTTGTTATAGTTTTACCACGTACAAATACGTGCCTAAAATAGATGTTAATTAGTTTTCTATGCTTTTAAACTTTACGTAAGTGAAATTACACCACTTCTATTCTCTTACAACTTGCCTCCGGTTCCTGAGCTTCACTCATGGTTACGTCAGTCAATCTGGGTGCTCTGACGAGTCGCCGCCAAAGTGAAGTGAGACGTGCAATAAGTTTACTTGGAGAAATGCACCTGAGAGATACCCGGGGGGAGGGGTCAGGAGTAGGCCGGCAGAGCCTTGAGGTCATAATGCAAGACTGACAGCAATgataggaaagagggaagaaagagtGAGCAGGGGGAGCCTCGGACTGTTGGGGGGCGTCTGTGAAAACGCTCACGGCGTCTTGGCCAGACTGAGGAGGAACCCCAGAGCAGTGCTGACCTGTGGAGGCTTCCCTGCCCCAAGGAAAGGCTGGGCTCCGATCCCCCTGCTGCTctcagccattggctgggagcagcCCAGGGAGAGAGCAGCCTTGGCAAGAAGACTGCCGTGGATCTGCGGTGGCGGCAGCCTCTCGGGGACCCGAGAGGCACACCTCTGAGGCCACCACACTTACgagtctttgtatttctgtagtatcttgtctcctctttcatttggttttatttatttaagcccttcccctttttttcttgCTGAGAATTGAGTCTT containing:
- the IL36G gene encoding interleukin-36 gamma isoform X3; translation: MKTRRAGYQNNPLRVGNWKGSTHGGPHTEVTATIVPCKYPEALEQGKGTPIYLGIENPEMCLCCEDIGGQPTLQLKEQKIMDLYNQAEPVKPYLFYHTRMGRTSTFESVAFPGWFVASSEKGQPIILTSDLGTTHNTAFNLDFKTQTQPRGGN